The genomic window CCGGTCAGCCGGACCGCGAGCAGCGTGGCGGCGATCATCGCGATCGCCTCGCCGCCGCCCAGCACCAGCCAGCGGTGCAGGATCCGGGCCCGCAGCGGGCCGGTCGGCGACTGGGTGACCACCAGCGCCACCACGTCGCCGTCGCGCACCACCGGCGAGGCGATGGTCAGCGTGCTGTTCGGGGTCCAGGGCCAGACCTGCGGCGGGTTGTGGCTGCGCCGGCCGTCCCGGGCCTCCTGGACGGCCTCGCCGCCCGATCCGCTGGTCGGCAGGTGCCAGTCCGCGGGCGCGACGGCGAGCTGACGGCCGTCGGCCAGGGTCAGCGCGATGCTTATCCCGTAGAGCTCCTGGTAGCGGCTGACCTCCAGCTGCAGCTGGTGCAGCTGGATCGCGTCCAGGGCGGTCGGCACGGCGGGGTCGGAGCCGACCGCACCGCGCGAGGGCAGTCCCTGGGTCGGCAGTTCCTGGGCGAAGCGCGCCACGTCGTCCATCCGGTCCACCACGGTCCGGCTCTGCTCGGCGGCGGCCATCGCGGCGGCCAGTGGGACGCCCAGCGCCGCCAGCACGCAGGCCATCAGGGTCAGCAGGATGCCGAGCAGGCGGTTGCGCATGCCTAGGAGGTCCCCGCCGCCGGGTCGCCCGCACCGCGCGCGGCCGGACCGGCACCACCGGCCGCCGTCCCGGGTCTGCGGGCCGCTGCGGGGCGTGTCCCGGTGGGACGGGTCCCCGCGGGAGGAGGCACCGCCGCGCCCTCCGCCGGGGCGGGCGACTGCGGGATCAGCCGGTAGCCGACCCCGCGCACCGCCTCGACCAGGCCGGGCAGCGCGAGCTTGGTGCGCAGCGAACCGATGTGCACCTCCAGGGTCCGCCCGTTGCCCTCCCAGCCGCTGCGCCACACCTCGCTGAAGATCTGCTCGCGCCGGTAGACCACTCCGGGGCTCTGCGCGAGCAGCGCCAGCAGGTCGAACTCCTTGCGGGTGAGCGGCACCTCCCGCCCCGCCACGCTGACCCGGCGGCGCTCACGGTCGATGCTGATCCCCCAGGACTCCAGCGAGCCCGGCCCTGCGGGCGCCGCCGGGCCGTCCGGTGCGGGGGTGGTCGCGGCAGGCTGGAAGCGCCGGGCCACCGCGTGGATCCGGGCCAGCAGCTCGCCCATGTCGTAGGGCTTGGTGATGTAGTCGTCGGCCCCGAGGTTGAGGCCGTGGATCCGCGAGCGGATGTCCGCCCGGGCGGTCACCATGATCACCGGCACCCCGCTGCCGGCCCTGATCCGGCTGCACACCTCGAACCCGTCGCGGTCGGGCAGGCCGAGGTCGAGCAGCACCACCCGGTACGGGTCGCTGCCGTCCGGCACCAGCGCGTCGAGCGCCTCGTGCCCGCTTCGCGCGTGCCGCACCTGGAAGCCGTGCCGGCTGAGGACGGCGACCAGCGCCGCCGCGACCCGGTCGTCGTCCTCGACAAGCAGCAGCCGCATGCCCACACCTTTCCCATCTCTGGTTTCCCGCTCCGACGCGCCCCGCCCCGGGGCCCCGCTCCGCGGGTCTCCCGGCTCCGGGTTCCCCGCCCTGCAGGCACCGGCCGGCAGCCCTGGTGTGCCGGCGGAGCGGCCATCCTCCCCCACG from Kitasatospora sp. NBC_01250 includes these protein-coding regions:
- a CDS encoding response regulator transcription factor — translated: MRLLLVEDDDRVAAALVAVLSRHGFQVRHARSGHEALDALVPDGSDPYRVVLLDLGLPDRDGFEVCSRIRAGSGVPVIMVTARADIRSRIHGLNLGADDYITKPYDMGELLARIHAVARRFQPAATTPAPDGPAAPAGPGSLESWGISIDRERRRVSVAGREVPLTRKEFDLLALLAQSPGVVYRREQIFSEVWRSGWEGNGRTLEVHIGSLRTKLALPGLVEAVRGVGYRLIPQSPAPAEGAAVPPPAGTRPTGTRPAAARRPGTAAGGAGPAARGAGDPAAGTS